One Molothrus ater isolate BHLD 08-10-18 breed brown headed cowbird chromosome 30, BPBGC_Mater_1.1, whole genome shotgun sequence DNA segment encodes these proteins:
- the LOC118697397 gene encoding uncharacterized protein LOC118697397, which produces MARDERAVLLDVHQALSEEQFQDLKYLLGSEIPAGLVLQASRPELCQILLQRFPGNSLHVTARILRQIGRLDLIQRFQLPLEEQILEETPREPNGDTPNVTGDPTSGQHPGGIPAPPVNSRRLTEKDLMTVARKLGREWQEVGILYLGLERSRLEQIQEENPNNSILRSFEMLRDWQRRQRHEATASQLLACLEHADRLDLEILNFLRSLQGN; this is translated from the coding sequence ATGGCGAGAGACGAGcgggcagtgctgctggatgtgCACCAGGCGCTCTCGGAAGAGCAGTTCCAGGACCTGAAGTACCTACTGGGAAGCGAAATTCCTGCCGGCCTTGTGCTCCAGGCATCGCGCCCAGAGTTGTGCCAGATCCTCCTCCAGCGCttcccagggaattccctgCATGTGACCGCTAGGATCCTGCGGCAGATCGGCCGCCTCGACCTCATCCAACGCTTCCAGCTGCCCCTGGAAGAGCAAATCCTGGAGGAAACCCCCAGGGAACCTAATGGGGACACCCCCAATGTGACCGGGGACCCCACTTCAGGACAGCATCCTGGAGGGATTCCAGCTCCACCCGTGAATTCCCGACGCTTGACAGAGAAGGATTTGATGACAGTCGCCCGAAAATTGGGAAGAGAGTGGCAGGAGGTGGGAATTCTGTATCTAGGGCTGGAGCGGAGCCGGCTGGAGCAGATCCAGGAGGAAAATCCGAACAATTCCATCCTGCGGAGTTTTGAGATGCTGCGGGATTGGCAGCGGCGGCAGCGACACGAAGCCACAGCGTCCCAGCTCCTAGCCTGCCTTGAGCATGCTGATCGTCTTGATCTCGAGATCCTCAACTTCCTCCGGAGCCTCCAGGGGAATTGA
- the LOC118697240 gene encoding LOW QUALITY PROTEIN: cyclin-A1-like (The sequence of the model RefSeq protein was modified relative to this genomic sequence to represent the inferred CDS: inserted 2 bases in 1 codon), protein MHRTGEKSRAGWRESCPAALCSSSGGRAVLGVLMENGQQQQQWPGGQGAAVVSRFSGFENTIISCRKNEVPNCIINAASKQGFAIYKENYSCQVSEELELSHCELDTIAMISSIHWRLDLSSGSPMVVEDVVTLAVGEYAEDIYQYLREAEVRFRPKPYYMKKQPDITTGMRSILVDWLEEVGEEYKLRTETLYLAVNFLERFLSCMSALRGKLQLVATAAILLAANYEEIYPPDVDEFVYITDDTYTKKQLLRKEHLLLKVLGFDLTAPAVSQFLLQXPSQIAAAAYCLTNYTVNRSFWPEEHFNIVTLGHPST, encoded by the exons ATGCATCGCACCGGGGAGAAGAGCCGTGCGGGATGGCGGGAGTCCTGCCCCGCcgccctctgcagcagcagcggcggccgGGCCGTGCTGGGGGTACTGATGGAGaacgggcagcagcagcagcagtggcccGGCGGTCAGGGTGCTGCTGTTGTCAGTCGCTTTTCTGGCTTTGAAAACACCATCATTTCATGTAGAAAAAATGAAGTGCCCAACTGCATCATCAATGCTGCATCAAAGCAAGGTTTTGCTATCTATAAAGAGAACTACAGCTGCCAAGTGTCTGAAGAGCTGGAATTAAGCCACTGTGAACTGGATACCATTGCAATGATATCCAGTATTCATTGGCGGCTGGATCTGAGTTCAGGCTCTCCTATGGTAGTGGAAGATGTTGTAACTCTGGCTGTGGGAGAGTATGCAGAAGACATTTATCAGTACCTCCGAGAGGCAGAAGTAAGATTTAGGCCCAAGCCCTACTACATGAAGAAGCAGCCAGATATCACAACAGGAATGCGTTCTATCCTGGTAGACTGGCTGGAGGAAGTAGGGGAAGAGTATAAACTTCGGACAGAGACTTTGTACTTGGCAGTGAACTTCTTGGAGAGGTTTCTTTCCTGCATGTCTGCTCTCAGAGGGAAATTACAGCTTGTGGCAACAGCAGCAATTCTTCTGGCTGCGAACTATGAAGAGATCTACCCACCAGATGTGGATGAATTTGTCTATATAACAGATGATACCTACACAAAGAAGCAGCTGCTAAGAAAGGAACACTTGCTTCTCAAAGTGCTGGGTTTTGACCTAACAGCCCCAGCCGTCAGCCAGTTCCTCCTTCA TCCTTCACAAATTGCTGCAGCAGCCTACTGTTTAACAAACTATACAGTGAACAGATCTTTCTGGCCAGAAGAACACTTTAACATTGTGACACTGGGCCACCCGAGCACTTGA